In Methanonatronarchaeum thermophilum, a genomic segment contains:
- a CDS encoding AMP phosphorylase, giving the protein MELKSRILDLKIDGEKAILSDEVARSLGVCHGNRVRVSGKTGSATTFIALTSEIVGDDEVGLVSDFSDKIGVVEGDLVELTPTGRPNSANYVRKKIYGEFLSREEMFELIKDIANRNLSNYELSALVTAVSIRDMSMDEVQWMTEAMVEYGDSLEFTEYPIVDKHSIGGVPGNKITLLIVPIVAAAGLYIPKTSSRAITGAAGTADIMEVLAPVKFTAEEIYQITKQVGAAIVWGGATHIAPADDEIIRAEYPLALDPVSILIASVLAKKIAVGADKVVIDIPVGDGTKIEDRKEGSKLARDFIEIGERLDMEIECAITYGGSPIGRAVGPALEAREALKALEGKETPKSLIEKSCSLSGMLFEMAGTSSKDEGTEKARELLKNGKPLEKFKEIIEAQGGNPDITSEDIEIGQHKETLTAPSEGYVTSVNNKSIVNIARALGSPSDKKAGLEICKKGGDEVCKGDPLIHMYAEEKWKLKEGMKEAKKHFPLRVEGIVLERIPEL; this is encoded by the coding sequence ATGGAGCTTAAATCTAGGATTCTCGACCTGAAAATCGATGGTGAAAAAGCAATTTTAAGCGATGAAGTGGCCAGGTCCCTCGGTGTCTGCCATGGAAACCGGGTTCGTGTCAGCGGTAAAACCGGGTCTGCAACCACCTTCATCGCACTAACCAGCGAGATTGTTGGTGACGATGAGGTAGGACTTGTTTCTGATTTTTCAGATAAAATAGGCGTAGTAGAAGGGGATTTAGTCGAGTTAACCCCTACAGGAAGACCTAACTCAGCTAACTATGTACGTAAAAAAATATACGGAGAGTTTTTATCAAGAGAAGAAATGTTTGAATTGATAAAAGATATCGCCAACCGTAATTTAAGTAACTATGAACTATCTGCATTGGTAACCGCAGTTTCAATTAGAGATATGTCTATGGATGAGGTTCAATGGATGACTGAAGCCATGGTTGAATATGGGGATAGCCTTGAGTTCACCGAATATCCGATTGTCGACAAACACTCCATTGGAGGTGTCCCTGGAAACAAAATAACCTTACTAATAGTCCCAATAGTTGCTGCAGCCGGCCTGTATATCCCAAAAACATCTTCAAGAGCGATAACCGGTGCCGCAGGAACCGCAGACATAATGGAGGTTCTAGCACCCGTTAAATTTACCGCAGAAGAGATATACCAAATCACAAAACAAGTAGGTGCTGCGATAGTCTGGGGTGGAGCAACCCACATAGCCCCCGCAGACGATGAAATAATTCGAGCCGAATATCCATTAGCCCTAGACCCAGTATCAATATTAATAGCCAGCGTACTAGCGAAAAAAATTGCTGTTGGAGCAGATAAAGTCGTTATAGACATACCTGTTGGCGATGGCACAAAGATAGAAGACCGTAAAGAAGGCTCCAAACTAGCAAGGGATTTTATAGAGATAGGTGAACGCCTAGATATGGAAATCGAGTGTGCAATCACATACGGAGGCTCACCAATAGGCCGTGCCGTTGGACCGGCACTTGAAGCACGAGAAGCATTAAAGGCACTAGAAGGAAAAGAAACCCCAAAAAGCCTGATCGAAAAATCATGCTCCCTCTCAGGCATGTTGTTTGAAATGGCCGGAACCTCCTCAAAAGATGAAGGAACCGAAAAAGCAAGAGAACTACTGAAAAATGGAAAGCCACTAGAAAAATTCAAAGAAATAATAGAAGCACAAGGAGGCAACCCCGACATCACCAGCGAAGACATAGAAATAGGCCAACACAAAGAAACATTAACAGCCCCTTCAGAAGGATACGTCACCTCAGTAAACAATAAATCAATAGTCAATATAGCTAGAGCACTAGGCTCGCCATCTGACAAAAAAGCAGGACTGGAGATATGTAAAAAAGGAGGCGACGAAGTATGCAAAGGAGACCCATTGATACATATGTACGCCGAAGAAAAATGGAAACTAAAAGAAGGAATGAAAGAAGCTAAAAAACACTTCCCCCTTAGAGTAGAAGGAATAGTCCTTGAAAGAATACCAGAGCTCTAA
- a CDS encoding nitroreductase/quinone reductase family protein gives MSNQKTGLLHHIIWFETKIFNPIIKKILTSKLHWPLSKKFMLITYKGHKTGEKYTTPLYYREKTNTLFVLTMKDGVKWWRNFKKQHPVTIQYKGKKIKTTAKAEKNPETIEKYLKEMITQSNTWKIFLKLYGIPINPNKKQLKQASKKTILVKFKKHQKQTKKLRKQN, from the coding sequence ATGTCAAACCAAAAAACCGGATTACTACACCACATAATATGGTTTGAAACAAAGATATTCAATCCAATTATAAAGAAAATACTTACTTCCAAACTTCACTGGCCATTAAGCAAGAAATTTATGTTAATCACCTATAAAGGCCATAAAACTGGAGAAAAATACACAACACCCCTCTACTACCGAGAAAAAACAAACACACTGTTTGTGTTAACCATGAAAGATGGTGTAAAGTGGTGGAGAAACTTTAAAAAACAACACCCAGTAACCATACAATACAAAGGAAAAAAGATCAAAACAACAGCAAAAGCAGAAAAAAACCCAGAAACCATTGAAAAATACCTAAAAGAAATGATAACCCAATCAAATACATGGAAAATATTTTTAAAACTATATGGAATCCCCATAAACCCTAACAAAAAACAACTAAAACAGGCCTCAAAAAAAACAATACTGGTAAAATTCAAAAAACACCAAAAACAAACCAAAAAACTAAGAAAACAAAATTGA
- a CDS encoding inorganic phosphate transporter, with product MFELVLLLGVLIAVFVGFNIGGSSAGICWGVPVGANVITKNGAAILFTFFVFLGGWTVGRHVIDTLGRGIVPSDMFTLQASIMILLFIGLGILIANLYSVPVPTSMTAVGSIAGLGLATGTLDWEVLGRIVTWWLVTPVLAFWVGAVTGRYIYPYLERYFKSERSEGPLLDIQYNKKIPKIKLGPNTTKQEIASISIVIIIGCFMAFSAGASNVPNAIAPLVGSGELNENPAILIAALAIGLGGFTIARRTMDSVGNDLTELPLLAAVVVSVVAATITTGLSYIGIPISLVMGTVMTIVGLGWGRASRVSTIQQVATGEGKIDLTINPLLADKPKKVAKIGEEKIEDIDTGEQLVRPKAIARFISLWIIGPTVSAGLSYTFFILSPIV from the coding sequence ATGTTTGAGCTAGTTCTCCTATTAGGTGTGTTAATCGCAGTTTTCGTTGGATTTAACATAGGTGGATCATCCGCCGGTATCTGCTGGGGAGTCCCAGTAGGAGCTAATGTAATAACAAAAAACGGTGCCGCAATACTCTTCACCTTCTTTGTATTTCTAGGTGGCTGGACCGTAGGCCGACACGTAATAGACACATTAGGAAGAGGCATCGTACCCAGCGATATGTTCACACTCCAAGCCAGCATAATGATCCTACTATTTATAGGTCTAGGAATATTAATCGCAAACCTATACAGTGTCCCCGTACCAACCTCCATGACCGCAGTAGGGTCAATCGCAGGACTCGGATTAGCAACAGGAACCTTAGATTGGGAAGTACTCGGCCGAATAGTAACATGGTGGCTAGTAACCCCAGTACTCGCTTTCTGGGTAGGAGCCGTAACCGGACGTTACATCTACCCATACTTAGAACGATACTTCAAATCAGAGAGATCAGAAGGACCTCTCCTAGACATCCAGTACAATAAAAAAATACCAAAAATAAAGTTAGGGCCAAACACAACCAAACAAGAGATCGCATCAATATCTATAGTGATCATAATCGGTTGTTTCATGGCCTTCAGTGCCGGAGCATCCAACGTACCAAACGCTATCGCCCCCCTTGTAGGAAGCGGGGAACTAAACGAAAACCCAGCAATACTAATCGCAGCTCTAGCAATCGGTTTAGGCGGATTCACAATCGCAAGACGAACAATGGACAGCGTTGGAAACGACCTAACCGAACTACCATTACTAGCAGCCGTAGTAGTATCAGTTGTAGCAGCAACAATAACAACAGGCCTCTCATACATAGGCATACCAATAAGCCTAGTCATGGGAACCGTAATGACAATCGTTGGACTAGGATGGGGACGAGCAAGCAGAGTATCCACAATCCAACAAGTAGCAACAGGAGAAGGCAAGATAGACCTAACAATAAACCCATTACTAGCCGACAAACCAAAAAAAGTAGCAAAAATAGGAGAAGAAAAAATCGAAGACATAGACACCGGAGAACAACTAGTAAGACCAAAAGCAATAGCCCGATTCATCTCCCTCTGGATAATAGGACCAACAGTTTCAGCAGGACTATCATACACCTTCTTCATCCTATCACCAATAGTCTAA
- a CDS encoding CheR family methyltransferase yields MTKDFNQLINYIERKLSFHGTYYEKKYLKRRIRSRMKRTKTDSYSEYLQKLKKDQNEQKELLDTLKVNVTKFFRNKDVWSEIDTIIQELMEEKRRPKMWSAACSDGREAYSLAMLYLKNNGSSLTNNIVTGTDIDEKALKKAKKGVYKSSRTVDIEKQLSYLKNHNEYIENDGQTYKIKQKIKKLCNFQHKDLIADKINKKFDLILCRNVFIYVSNDYKMPIFKSLQQALNPGGYLIIGKTETMPYKLRKDFKTINRRLRIHQKKQ; encoded by the coding sequence TTGACAAAAGATTTCAACCAGCTAATAAACTACATAGAACGGAAACTATCCTTCCACGGAACCTACTACGAAAAAAAATACCTCAAACGGCGGATAAGAAGCCGTATGAAAAGAACAAAAACCGATTCATACAGCGAATACCTACAAAAACTAAAAAAAGACCAAAATGAACAAAAAGAACTACTAGACACACTCAAAGTAAACGTCACAAAATTCTTCCGAAACAAAGACGTATGGAGCGAAATCGACACAATAATACAAGAACTGATGGAAGAAAAACGAAGACCGAAAATGTGGAGCGCTGCATGCAGCGATGGACGAGAAGCCTACTCCCTAGCAATGCTATACCTAAAAAACAACGGTTCCTCACTAACAAACAACATAGTAACAGGAACAGACATAGACGAAAAAGCATTAAAAAAAGCAAAAAAAGGAGTCTACAAATCAAGTCGAACCGTAGACATAGAAAAACAACTCTCATACCTAAAAAACCATAACGAATACATCGAAAACGATGGACAAACATACAAAATTAAACAAAAAATAAAAAAACTCTGCAACTTCCAACACAAAGACCTCATCGCAGACAAAATAAACAAAAAATTCGACCTAATCCTATGTCGAAACGTATTCATATACGTATCAAACGACTACAAAATGCCAATATTCAAAAGCCTCCAACAAGCACTAAACCCAGGTGGATACCTAATAATAGGCAAAACAGAAACAATGCCATACAAACTAAGAAAAGACTTCAAAACAATAAACAGACGACTAAGAATACACCAAAAAAAACAATAA
- a CDS encoding chemotaxis protein CheD — translation MKIISDRDDVGKDNKEINVGIGDYQITENGNTLKTNGLGSCVGVAIYDKKNEIAGLLHAMLPSYEDSRDTNPAKYVDTGIEKLVNQMAEKGSNKKHLEAKIVGGSNMFDFSGENGTIGERNTKAAREKLKELNIPLKNEDTGGKYGRSIKLKPRSWNLEIKSVKKGVKEI, via the coding sequence ATGAAAATCATTAGCGATCGAGACGATGTCGGTAAAGACAATAAAGAGATAAATGTAGGCATTGGAGACTACCAGATAACTGAAAATGGAAACACCCTTAAAACCAATGGACTTGGTTCATGCGTTGGAGTCGCAATATACGACAAAAAAAATGAAATAGCAGGCCTACTACATGCAATGCTACCTTCCTACGAAGACTCAAGAGACACAAATCCAGCTAAATATGTAGATACAGGAATAGAAAAACTCGTAAACCAAATGGCTGAAAAAGGATCTAACAAAAAACATCTAGAGGCGAAAATCGTCGGTGGAAGCAACATGTTCGATTTTTCTGGAGAAAATGGAACAATTGGTGAAAGAAACACGAAAGCAGCCCGAGAAAAACTCAAAGAACTAAACATACCTCTAAAAAACGAGGACACTGGCGGTAAATATGGAAGATCGATAAAACTAAAACCCAGATCATGGAACCTAGAAATCAAAAGCGTGAAGAAGGGGGTTAAAGAAATTTGA
- a CDS encoding chemotaxis protein CheC, whose translation MKIQIDSLGSFNRMAMKGADTAAKSLSMMVNQDIDVEITKVDFIPIEELSKQMDQNKYRGVSITYQGGLQGGSILVFPPKGARKIVKSVMPLAGDEAGDEFGEMEQSAIQEIGNIMTSGFIDGWADMLQTDIDISTPNYIEDNWNNMVEQEINQNANTDFIIAFVSKMKTVGKSIKFYFYMFPEPNSLENALNSQSTKKQKPIDTEGLRKLNEVTKTSANQISENLSMMTQMPTKLQILNLNFVPIEEVGNGFSNGSCIANVFKFEGSLSGYVMIKFSEKSAKDLTTNLLGKKPENGFGEMEQSAIQEIGNIMTSGFIDGWADMLQTDIDISTPNYMHDMGKSIVQSVLSLMAEDQKYVFLFDTKIDAADQEFESDVYVFFENKSIRQSLNKIT comes from the coding sequence ATGAAGATACAGATAGACTCACTTGGCTCCTTCAACCGGATGGCTATGAAAGGAGCTGACACCGCCGCAAAAAGCCTCTCAATGATGGTGAACCAAGATATAGATGTAGAGATCACAAAAGTAGATTTCATTCCAATAGAAGAACTAAGCAAACAGATGGATCAAAACAAATATAGAGGCGTATCCATCACATACCAAGGTGGTTTACAAGGAGGATCAATACTAGTATTCCCACCAAAAGGCGCCAGAAAAATCGTGAAATCCGTAATGCCACTAGCAGGAGACGAAGCAGGAGACGAATTCGGCGAAATGGAACAAAGCGCAATACAAGAAATAGGCAACATAATGACAAGCGGATTCATAGACGGATGGGCCGACATGCTCCAAACAGACATAGACATATCAACACCCAACTACATCGAAGACAACTGGAACAACATGGTCGAACAAGAGATAAACCAAAACGCAAACACAGACTTCATAATAGCGTTCGTAAGCAAAATGAAAACAGTTGGAAAAAGCATTAAATTCTATTTCTACATGTTCCCTGAACCAAACTCACTAGAAAACGCCCTAAACAGCCAGAGCACAAAAAAACAAAAACCAATAGACACAGAAGGACTCAGAAAACTGAACGAAGTAACAAAAACAAGCGCCAACCAAATATCCGAAAACCTAAGCATGATGACCCAGATGCCAACAAAACTCCAAATACTCAACCTAAACTTCGTGCCAATAGAAGAAGTAGGAAACGGCTTCAGCAACGGAAGTTGCATAGCAAACGTATTCAAATTCGAAGGAAGCCTAAGCGGATACGTAATGATAAAATTCAGCGAGAAATCAGCCAAAGACCTAACAACCAACCTATTAGGGAAAAAACCAGAAAACGGTTTCGGCGAAATGGAACAAAGCGCAATACAAGAAATAGGCAACATAATGACAAGCGGATTCATAGACGGATGGGCCGACATGCTCCAAACAGACATAGACATATCAACACCCAACTACATGCACGACATGGGTAAATCCATAGTACAATCTGTATTAAGCCTGATGGCAGAAGACCAAAAATACGTATTCCTATTCGACACAAAAATAGACGCAGCAGACCAAGAATTCGAAAGCGACGTATACGTATTCTTCGAAAACAAAAGCATACGACAAAGCCTAAACAAAATAACATAA
- a CDS encoding chemotaxis protein CheC: MMIDIRKLSMFNEMANEGANTVANQLTQMTQIETEMQITKINFLDIENIRAHMGYEDRIAVRINIESMPNGCILIFFDEKSAKTLSQVMLAGMVDDNKEDGEFNDMEQSAIQEIGNIMTSGFIDGWANVLETTIEIGTPTFYHTSGSNIVDEEIQFEDDDIALLFDSRIHTPKSETDSISGEIYVFPNLKDLVKMMNEIELKT, translated from the coding sequence ATGATGATAGATATAAGAAAACTTAGTATGTTTAACGAAATGGCGAACGAAGGCGCAAACACCGTAGCAAACCAACTGACACAGATGACACAGATCGAAACCGAAATGCAGATAACTAAAATAAACTTCCTAGACATAGAAAACATCCGAGCACACATGGGATACGAAGACCGTATAGCCGTTAGAATAAATATCGAATCGATGCCCAATGGATGTATATTAATATTCTTCGATGAAAAAAGTGCTAAAACACTTTCACAAGTAATGCTAGCCGGAATGGTCGATGATAACAAAGAAGACGGTGAGTTCAACGATATGGAACAAAGCGCAATACAAGAAATAGGCAACATAATGACAAGCGGATTCATAGACGGATGGGCCAACGTATTAGAAACCACAATAGAGATCGGTACACCAACATTCTACCACACAAGCGGAAGCAACATAGTAGATGAAGAAATACAGTTCGAAGACGACGACATAGCACTACTATTCGATTCACGGATACACACACCTAAATCAGAAACAGACTCAATATCCGGAGAAATATACGTATTTCCAAACCTAAAAGACCTAGTAAAAATGATGAATGAGATAGAGTTGAAAACATGA
- a CDS encoding chemotaxis protein CheA has translation MEEYLESFVLEGKEMLTEINNALLEIEKDPGNREAIDSVFRAAHTLKGNFGAMGFKGASDLSHAIEDLLDGVRAREIEVTSENMDSVFKGVDTIERMLNEIEEGGETSVDPTPIIKEIRSKIKDSNPPETDNGDQLGRDWLEDIDSDNGQFYVEVNLENLNMKGVDAKLLFKSFDGLDVVKSNPPMDDVLEGKYESSIEFVCSLENGVDSFKEKLDNSSKVGSYVVKPVQEVFGDNEHGFDVEDGVELDVEKPAKNQSMEKIQSVRVDTDQIDSLMNRVKELVTTRIRIRQSIESGETLKVEKELKELDKLSSKLQNIVMDIRLVPLKKVVGKFPRMVRDLANSEGKKINLVIKGDDLELDRTVLNEIGDPLMHLLRNSIDHGIELPEERVKAGKPEVGEIVLEGRQEQGKAVIEVRDDGGGLDAEAIKEKAIEREVVTDSQASEMTDNEVYELIFESGFSTTTEVTEVSGRGVGMDVVKNTISKLDGSIDITSEPGEGTTIKLSLPFTVSIVKVLLIEVGDDVFGIPVKHLDKILNMKKTTKVDGQEIMDIDGETYRVYRLGEIFNIPNSTDKGMSLKIKDEISSMALQCDRVIKIEEVVVKTYGSLVSNTPGIAGAAIMGEGKVINIIDVDTLKKAEKQLK, from the coding sequence ATGGAGGAATATTTAGAGAGTTTTGTGCTTGAAGGCAAGGAGATGTTGACCGAGATCAATAATGCCTTGCTTGAAATAGAGAAAGACCCAGGTAATAGAGAGGCTATTGACTCTGTTTTTAGAGCCGCTCACACACTTAAAGGTAATTTTGGAGCCATGGGTTTTAAAGGGGCTAGTGACCTTTCACATGCTATAGAAGACCTTCTTGATGGGGTTCGGGCTAGAGAGATAGAGGTCACAAGTGAAAACATGGATTCGGTTTTCAAAGGCGTTGACACTATCGAAAGGATGTTAAATGAGATAGAGGAAGGTGGTGAGACCAGTGTTGACCCAACCCCGATAATCAAAGAGATTAGATCTAAAATAAAGGATTCAAATCCACCTGAAACAGATAATGGTGATCAGTTAGGTAGAGATTGGCTTGAAGATATCGATTCAGATAACGGACAGTTCTATGTTGAAGTTAACCTCGAAAACTTGAATATGAAGGGCGTGGACGCAAAACTACTCTTCAAATCATTTGATGGGTTAGATGTTGTTAAATCAAACCCACCGATGGATGATGTATTAGAAGGCAAGTATGAAAGTTCTATAGAGTTTGTATGCTCCCTAGAGAATGGTGTTGATAGTTTCAAGGAGAAACTGGACAACTCCAGTAAGGTTGGAAGTTACGTTGTAAAACCTGTTCAAGAGGTTTTTGGGGACAACGAACATGGTTTCGATGTCGAAGATGGTGTTGAACTAGATGTCGAAAAGCCAGCTAAAAACCAATCCATGGAGAAGATTCAGTCTGTAAGGGTAGATACAGACCAGATAGATTCATTGATGAACCGTGTTAAAGAGCTTGTTACAACAAGAATACGTATTAGACAGTCAATAGAGAGTGGAGAGACACTTAAAGTTGAAAAAGAACTTAAAGAACTGGATAAACTTTCATCAAAACTTCAAAACATCGTTATGGATATCCGGTTGGTTCCTCTAAAAAAAGTTGTCGGTAAGTTCCCAAGAATGGTTAGAGACCTCGCAAACTCCGAAGGAAAAAAAATAAATCTAGTTATAAAAGGAGACGACCTAGAGCTTGATAGAACAGTTCTAAATGAAATCGGAGACCCATTAATGCATCTACTTCGTAACTCAATTGACCATGGTATAGAACTACCTGAAGAAAGGGTTAAAGCAGGTAAACCAGAGGTTGGAGAAATAGTCTTAGAAGGCCGGCAAGAACAAGGTAAAGCAGTTATAGAAGTACGTGACGATGGGGGAGGGCTAGATGCAGAAGCGATTAAAGAGAAAGCTATTGAAAGAGAGGTTGTAACCGATAGTCAAGCCAGTGAAATGACCGATAACGAAGTTTACGAACTCATCTTTGAAAGCGGTTTTTCAACAACAACCGAGGTAACAGAGGTCAGTGGCCGTGGAGTCGGTATGGATGTTGTTAAAAACACTATATCAAAACTTGATGGCTCGATCGATATAACAAGCGAACCTGGAGAGGGAACAACAATAAAACTTTCACTACCATTCACCGTCAGCATCGTCAAAGTACTGCTTATAGAGGTAGGTGACGATGTTTTCGGAATACCTGTAAAACATCTAGACAAAATACTGAACATGAAAAAAACCACAAAGGTGGATGGACAGGAGATAATGGATATCGATGGAGAAACCTACAGAGTCTACAGACTCGGAGAGATATTCAACATACCAAACTCAACCGACAAAGGCATGTCCCTTAAGATAAAGGACGAAATCAGTTCAATGGCTTTACAGTGTGACCGGGTCATAAAAATCGAAGAGGTTGTAGTTAAAACCTACGGCAGTCTTGTAAGCAACACCCCTGGAATAGCGGGAGCCGCTATAATGGGTGAAGGAAAAGTAATAAACATAATCGACGTGGACACATTAAAAAAAGCTGAAAAACAACTAAAATAA
- the cheB gene encoding chemotaxis-specific protein-glutamate methyltransferase CheB, with translation MVRALITDDSRFMREVLKNILEKGGVDVVGTAENGLDAVEKVERLKPDVVTMDIEMPKMGGLEAIESIMDRHPTPILVISSHSTENAKLTMEALDRGAIDFFVKPGGDKSIEISKMSNELVTKVEAVAGTKPVRDFKGDTKVRGVGDITDDPTLIIGASTGGPKCVETVLSMLPLEAGFRVIVVQHMSSPFTKQFAERLNRSSEYEIWESNQRDKVGVGEGVVARGGNHLKVVSYRNGVIGVRLTDDPPVNSIRPAIDVTMESAARKIDGFLVATLLTGMGRDGVDGAREVKKVGGSVIVQDEATSQVFGIPKRAIEAGVVDRVLPINEIPDSILDVVMS, from the coding sequence ATGGTTCGGGCTTTGATAACCGATGACTCCCGGTTTATGCGGGAGGTTTTGAAGAATATCCTTGAGAAAGGTGGTGTAGATGTTGTTGGTACCGCTGAAAACGGTTTAGATGCCGTTGAGAAGGTTGAGCGGCTTAAACCTGATGTAGTTACTATGGACATTGAAATGCCTAAGATGGGTGGTTTAGAGGCTATTGAATCGATTATGGATAGACATCCAACACCTATATTGGTTATCAGCAGCCATTCAACTGAAAACGCTAAGTTGACAATGGAGGCATTGGATCGGGGGGCAATAGATTTTTTCGTCAAACCGGGTGGGGATAAATCTATCGAAATCTCCAAAATGTCAAACGAACTTGTAACCAAGGTAGAAGCGGTTGCTGGGACAAAACCGGTTAGAGATTTCAAAGGAGATACCAAAGTTAGGGGCGTTGGGGATATAACTGATGACCCCACACTAATTATTGGTGCTTCAACCGGCGGTCCAAAATGTGTTGAAACAGTACTATCGATGCTTCCATTGGAAGCCGGTTTTAGGGTGATAGTTGTACAGCATATGTCCAGTCCCTTCACTAAACAGTTTGCTGAACGGCTTAATCGTTCATCTGAATATGAAATATGGGAGTCCAACCAACGTGATAAGGTTGGTGTTGGGGAGGGAGTTGTTGCTCGTGGTGGAAACCATCTTAAGGTAGTTAGTTATCGAAATGGAGTTATTGGGGTGCGTTTAACCGATGACCCACCGGTGAATAGTATCAGACCCGCCATAGATGTTACAATGGAGTCTGCTGCCCGTAAAATAGATGGTTTCTTGGTAGCCACATTGCTTACAGGGATGGGTCGCGACGGTGTAGATGGTGCTAGAGAGGTTAAGAAGGTTGGTGGGTCGGTTATCGTTCAAGATGAAGCCACAAGCCAAGTTTTCGGTATCCCAAAGAGAGCGATAGAGGCCGGTGTTGTGGATAGGGTTTTACCTATAAACGAGATACCTGACAGTATCTTGGATGTGGTTATGAGTTAA
- the cheY gene encoding chemotaxis protein CheY, translated as MSQKIMVVDDSDFMRNLLKQILEEKHNVIGEAENGADAVQKYFELEPDITMMDIVMPVKNGIEATAEIKKRDSGAKVIMCTSVGQEKKMEKAIEAGADGYITKPFQKPSVMEAINDVVSN; from the coding sequence ATGTCTCAGAAAATAATGGTCGTTGATGACTCTGACTTTATGAGGAATCTTCTTAAGCAGATTCTTGAGGAAAAACACAATGTGATTGGGGAGGCTGAGAATGGTGCTGACGCTGTTCAAAAATATTTTGAGCTGGAGCCGGATATAACTATGATGGATATTGTTATGCCTGTTAAAAATGGTATTGAGGCTACTGCTGAGATTAAAAAACGTGATTCTGGTGCTAAAGTAATTATGTGTACCTCTGTTGGTCAGGAGAAGAAGATGGAGAAGGCGATTGAAGCTGGTGCTGATGGTTATATAACGAAGCCTTTTCAAAAACCAAGTGTGATGGAAGCAATTAATGATGTTGTTTCTAATTAA